The genomic DNA GTCCCCTGAGATCCGGCCATGAAGCGAGGGGTCGCTGTTTGGGCAAAGCGAGCGGAACCCGAGGAACTTTTCCACTGTCGCGCAACGGCACTGCCGCGAAGGGTATTCTTCGAGCAGGGTCTTTGATAAGCTAGATCGCTTCAATTGTCGGCGCGCCGGCGCCCTACGGAGGCCCCCGATGGCCAGGATCACCGTGGAAGACTGTCTTCCTTTCGTCAAGAACCGCTTCGAGCTCGTGCTCCTGGCGAGCAAGCGGGCGCGCCAGATCGCCATGGGCTCGCGGCCGCTGGTTCCCGACGAGAACGACAAGCCGGCCGTCATCGCGCTGCGTGAGATCGCCGCGGGGCGCATCAGCATGGCAACCGTCG from Pseudomonadota bacterium includes the following:
- the rpoZ gene encoding DNA-directed RNA polymerase subunit omega, producing MARITVEDCLPFVKNRFELVLLASKRARQIAMGSRPLVPDENDKPAVIALREIAAGRISMATVDVIEAKEKGEDPFSVFNDPTG